In Ipomoea triloba cultivar NCNSP0323 chromosome 15, ASM357664v1, one genomic interval encodes:
- the LOC116006027 gene encoding putative polyol transporter 1 has product MADLKSAGHPLASPPLLTAVHDDAPKKPKRNKYALACSILASMTSVLLGYDIGVMSGASIYIKKDLHVSDVQVELLIGTINIYSLVGSAVAGRTSDWIGRRYTIVLAGVIFFVGALLMGFATDFSFLMVGRFVAGIGVGYALMIAPVYTAEVAPASIRGFLTSFPEVFINFGVLLGFVANYSFARLPLHLGWRLMLGVGLVPAAILALGVLAMPESPRWLVMQGRLRDAKEVLDKTSDSMEESQQRLADIKEAAGIPADCKDDVVEIKAESSGGKGVWKELFVNPSPKIVHILLAGVGVHFFQQTSAVDAVVMYSPKIFEKAGIETETQQLLASIAVGFSKMIFCLVATFLLDKVGRRVLLLTSVGGVVVSLLCLAAGLTVVDRSAETPPWTVGWCVAMTLSCVAFFSIGLGPIPWVYSSEVFPLRLRAQGCAIAVALNRLLSGSLLMSFISLYKLITIGGAFFLYAGCSAVAWVYFFTLLPETQGRTLEDTEALFGTFFRWRSTLRELERKKSAENGEDNGEA; this is encoded by the exons ATGGCTGACCTGAAATCCGCCGGCCATCCTCTGGCCAGCCCACCACTCCTTACGGCGGTCCACGACGACGCTCCCAAGAAACCAAAACGCAACAAATATGCCCTAGCTTGCTCCATCTTGGCCTCCATGACTTCCGTTTTACTTGGCTATG ACATAGGAGTGATGAGTGGGGCATCGATTTACATTAAGAAGGATCTGCACGTCTCCGACGTGCAGGTGGAGCTGCTGATCGGAACTATCAACATCTACTCGCTGGTCGGATCCGCCGTGGCGGGGCGGACCTCCGACTGGATCGGCCGCCGCTACACCATCGTCTTGGCGGGGGTCATCTTCTTCGTCGGCGCGCTCTTGATGGGATTCGCCACCGACTTCTCTTTCCTTATGGTGGGTCGGTTTGTCGCCGGAATCGGCGTCGGATACGCCCTGATGATCGCTCCGGTGTACACCGCCGAGGTGGCGCCCGCCTCCATCCGCGGCTTCCTCACTTCCTTCCCTGAAGTATTCATCAATTTTG gTGTTTTACTTGGATTTGTTGCAAATTACTCATTTGCAAGGCTTCCATTACACTTGGGATGGCGATTGATGCTGGGAGTAGGTTTAGTTCCGGCGGCCATACTCGCGCTCGGCGTACTCGCCATGCCGGAGTCGCCGCGGTGGCTGGTGATGCAGGGCCGCCTCCGAGACGCCAAGGAAGTTCTGGACAAAACCTCCGATTCCATGGAAGAATCGCAACAGAGATTAGCGGATATCAAGGAGGCGGCGGGGATTCCGGCGGACTGCAAAGACGACGTCGTTGAAATCAAGGCGGAGTCGAGCGGCGGCAAGGGGGTATGGAAGGAGCTTTTCGTGAATCCGAGTCCGAAAATCGTGCACATTCTGTTGGCCGGCGTGGGAGTCCACTTTTTCCAGCAGACCAGCGCGGTTGACGCGGTGGTTATGTATAGTCCGAAGATATTTGAAAAGGCCGGAATCGAGACGGAGACTCAGCAGCTTCTGGCCAGCATCGCCGTCGGATTCTCGAAGATGATTTTCTGTTTAGTCGCGACTTTTCTGCTCGACAAGGTCGGCCGGCGCGTGCTGCTCCTGACGAGCGTCGGCGGCGTCGTGGTTTCCCTCCTCTGTTTGGCCGCCGGCTTAACCGTCGTCGATCGGTCCGCAGAAACTCCGCCGTGGACCGTCGGGTGGTGCGTGGCCATGACGCTCTCCTGCGTCGCGTTCTTCTCCATCGGCCTCGGCCCCATCCCGTGGGTCTACAGCTCCGAGGTCTTCCCCCTTCGCCTACGCGCCCAGGGATGCGCTATCGCGGTTGCGCTCAATCGCCTCCTAAGCGGCAGTTTACTAATGTCCTTTATCTCCCTCTACAAACTTATCACAATCGGCGGCGCGTTCTTCCTCTACGCCGGCTGCTCCGCCGTTGCTTGGGTCTACTTCTTCACCTTACTCCCGGAAACTCAGGGAAGAACGTTAGAAGACACGGAGGCACTGTTCGGCACGTTTTTCCGGTGGCGATCCACCCTGAGAGAGCTGGAGAGGAAGAAATCTGCAGAAAACGGCGAAGATAACGGCGAGGCTTAG
- the LOC116006869 gene encoding polyol transporter 5-like: protein MLPKNCLNVFNLLMADVKSNGAHSGEPPPATPLLPAPADVGPPKKPKRNKYALACSLLASMTSILLGYDTGVMSGASIYIKQDLKISDVQVEFLIGTINIYSLVGSAVAGRTSDLIGRRYTIVVAGCVFFVGALLMGFATNYAFLMVGRFVAGIGVGYALMIAPVYTAEVAPESIRGFLTSFPEVFINFGVLLGFVANYSFAKLPLTLGWRLMLGIGVVPSALLALGVLAMPESPRWLVMQGKLGEAKKVLEKTSDSMEESRRRLAGIKEAAGIPEDCEDDVVEVQKESGGGKGVWRELFLRPTPKVRHILLTGVGIHLFQQLSAIDAVVMYSPRIFQKAGIETDREKLLASMGVGFSKTVFCLVATFLLDRVGRRVLLLTSVGGLIISMLGLATGLTIIDHTAEKLPWAIAWCIIMSLLCVAFFSIGLGPIPWVYCSEVFPLRLRAQGCAIGVAVNRAVSGSLLMSFISLYKAITIGGAFFMYSGVSVIAWVFFFTLMPETQGRTLEETESLFGTFFRWRSTMKELDGKKSGGNNNGVGDNGQP, encoded by the exons ATGCTTCCCAAAAATTGTTTGAATGTGTTCAATCTCCTCATGGCTGACGTGAAATCTAACGGAGCTCACTCCGGCGAACCTCCGCCGGCCACACCACTGCTGCCGGCGCCGGCGGATGTCGGCCCTCCAAAGAAACCAAAACGGAATAAATACGCCCTGGCCTGCTCTCTCTTAGCTTCCATGACTTCTATCTTACTTGGCTATG ATACGGGAGTGATGAGTGGCGCGTCGATTTACATCAAGCAAGATCTGAAAATCTCCGACGTGCAAGTGGAGTTCCTGATCGGAACAATCAACATCTACTCGCTCGTCGGCTCCGCCGTGGCGGGGAGGACGTCGGACTTGATAGGCCGCCGGTACACCATCGTGGTGGCGGGGTGCGTCTTCTTCGTCGGAGCGCTTCTGATGGGGTTTGCCACCAACTACGCTTTCCTCATGGTGGGCCGTTTCGTTGCCGGAATCGGCGTCGGCTACGCCCTCATGATTGCTCCGGTGTACACCGCCGAGGTGGCGCCGGAGTCTATCCGTGGCTTCCTCACTTCTTTCCCGGAAGTTTTTATCAACTTTG GTGTTTTACTTGGATTCGTTGCAAATTATTCATTTGCGAAGCTCCCATTGACTCTGGGATGGCGATTAATGCTGGGAATCGGGGTGGTTCCGTCCGCCCTACTGGCCCTCGGCGTGCTCGCCATGCCCGAGTCACCTCGTTGGCTAGTAATGCAGGGAAAACTCGGCGAGGCGAAGAAGGTTCTGGAAAAAACTTCCGATTCCATGGAAGAATCGAGGCGGAGGCTAGCAGGGATCAAAGAAGCGGCGGGGATACCGGAGGACTGCGAGGACGACGTCGTAGAAGTCCAGAAGGAATCCGGCGGCGGGAAGGGCGTGTGGAGGGAGCTGTTTCTTCGGCCGACGCCGAAGGTCCGCCATATTCTGTTGACCGGCGTCGGGATCCATTTGTTCCAGCAGTTGAGCGCCATTGACGCGGTGGTTATGTACAGTCCCAGAATATTCCAGAAGGCCGGGATAGAAACTGACAGGGAGAAGCTGCTAGCTAGTATGGGCGTCGGATTCTCGAAGACGGTCTTCTGTTTAGTCGCCACTTTTCTTCTTGATAGAGTCGGGCGGCGCGTGCTGCTTCTCACCAGCGTCGGCG GACTCATAATATCCATGTTGGGGCTGGCCACGGGGCTAACAATAATCGACCACACGGCGGAGAAGCTGCCATGGGCAATCGCGTGGTGCATTATCATGTCATTACTATGCGTAGCCTTCTTCTCCATCGGATTAGGGCCAATCCCGTGGGTGTACTGCTCGGAGGTTTTCCCGCTGCGGCTGCGGGCGCAGGGCTGCGCGATCGGCGTGGCGGTGAATCGCGCGGTGAGCGGGAGCCTATTAATGTCATTTATATCTCTCTACAAAGCCATAACGATCGGCGGAGCTTTCTTCATGTACTCTGGGGTTTCAGTGATCGCTTGGGTTTTCTTCTTCACCTTGATGCCGGAAACGCAGGGGAGAACGCTGGAAGAGACGGAGTCTCTGTTCGGAACTTTTTTCCGGTGGAGGTCTACCATGAAGGAGTTGGATGGGAAGAAGAGTGGGGGAAATAATAATGGTGTGGGTGATAATGGGCAACCTTGA